TTGAAGGAGAACCTTTCTCTATTCCTTTCAATCCCCTTTATTTAATTGAACCCTTGAGGGAGATGGAAAAAGAAGATGTTACTTTGCAATTTGTGAACCCAACAACAAAAGGTAATCCCTGTTTAATTACTGAAGGAACTAATTTTGTATATGTATTAATGCCTATTAAGAATCAATAATTTTATTAAGTTATGATACAACGGACTGGATATATTGGTGTTTTTTTGGAGCCCCTGACTAAAGAAGAAGTCGAAAAATTGGTTGTTCATTGGATCAATCGCTTTGATCGAGTCGAACAAGTTATCCCTGGACAAAATAATTATACTTCGACCATGCTGATAGAAAAAATCGAAGATATTTTTTATGAAGAACATCCTCAATTTCGAGTTATTCAAGGAGATGATTTTAGCTGGGTGTATCTGTCTTATAATCGGCAGATTATCGAAACTTCTGGATTTTACTCTGACCAGATTCCATTAAGTCTAGAGGTTCTTTTAGAATTACCTAATCTTGTCGAAGTCGTTGAAGAAACAAACGAAAAAAGATTAAAGGAACTTGAAGATGAAGGGTTTTTTTAATCTTTTTTGTCATATATCTTTAGGTTTCTTTTTTTCCTTTATTCTTTCTAACATTTCATAGCAAAACAATTATTCATGCAGTTACTCCAAGTTTTTTTTTTATTATCGTTGTTGGTTTTCTATTGCTGCTTGACTTTATAACTAAATCCTGGATTTCTTCTCTTTTTGGAGCTTCTTACGACAAGACAATTATCCCCGACTTTTTAGATTTTGTTTATGTAGAAAATACGGGAATAGCTTTTGGGCTTTTTGCTGGAAATAATAGATTTTGGGAAATATTTACATTATTATTAATTTTGATAGGTTTTTTTGGTTTTAGAAAACAAATTTTTAAAACTTTTTTTAATAGGATAATTAGCGCAATGATTTTTGCTGGGGCTTTAGGAAATTGGTTAGATCGAATTATCCATGGGCATGTTATTGATTTTATTGATATTCATTTTTTTAAATACCATTGGCCCGCCTTTAATCTTGCTGATTGTTATTTGACCATCGGTTTTATTGGTGTCTTCTTACATTTAATAAAAGTTAAGCAAATTTCCCATCAAAAGAATATTTAATCCGAAATAGGTTTAAAAATGGGTATAGATGAAAAAAAAGAGAGGGTATTGAAACTTAAAAAAGAAAAAAATGCCCTTATTTTAGCTCATAATTATCAAGAAGCCGAGATCCAAGATATAGCTGATTATGTTGGGGACTCATTAGGGTTATCATTTAAGGCCAGAGAGGCTACGCAAGAAAGAATTGTGTTTTGCGGCGTTCATTTTATGGCTGAAACTGCAAAAATCCTAAATCCTAACAGAAAGGTCCTTTTACCCGATCTGGAAGCGGGTTGTTCCCTGTCAGATTCCTGCAGTTATGAAGAGCTTCTTGAGTACAAAAGAAAAAATCCTGACACTTTCATCGTCACCTATGTAAATACTTCTGCAGCTGTAAAATCATTAAGTGATTGTATCTGTACTTCTGCCAATGCCCTAAAGATTGTACAAAAAGTTCCCTTGGACAGAAATATTCTTTTTGTACCTGATCAAAACTTAGGGGAGTGGGTACAAACTAAGACGGGAAGACAAATGGATTTATGGCCTGGTGAATGCTATGTTCATGTGGAGTTTACTTATCAATCTTTGCTGGAATTAAAAAACAAGTTTCCTGATGCTCCCATTGTTTCCCATCCTGAATGTGAAAGGGCGGTAAGAATGTTTTCGGATGTAGTCTGTTCAACCGAACAGATGATCGGATATTGTAAGGATCATCCTGCTCAGACATTTATAATCGTTACTGAGGCGGGAATGATAACCCGACTTAAAAGAGAAATTCCAAACAAAGAATTTATTCCAGCGACAACAGCTAGGTGTGCTTGTGCCCAGTGCAAATTTATGAAAAAAATTACACTGGATAAGGTTATTTATTCCCTTGAATCTGATCAATATGAAATTGAGGTTCCACTTGAGATCTGCAAGAAGGCATTTATTCCTATTCAACAAATGTTAGAATGGAGTGTGTAAAAGTAGCCGTTATGTAGTTTTTTAGAATGTGAGAAAATTTGTTTTAGATACGAGCGTTTTTACTAATCCAGATATATCTCAGCAATTTGGAGATGATGATAGTACCGTATTAAGTGGCTTTCTTTCTTTAGCATCCCAAGCAGATGCTCATTTCTATATGCCCTTGTCCGCTTATAAGGAACTTAAACAGATAAAAGGATCTGTTTTTTTTTCTGCTGATTTTGAATCAATTGTACATATCCGGTCACCAAGGAAATTTACACTTCTGATCCCTGGCTCTGTTCTTTATGATTTTATCGATGAAATAAGAAAAAGAATCGATCATGGATTAAGAATTGCTGAAGAACATCTAAAACTTGCTGGACCAAACGGAGAAAATCCAATTCCTTTTGATCAACTGGTAAATCGACTAAGAAATCGTTACCGTGAAGCTTTAAGGCAAGGCATATTAGATAGCAGGGAAGATGTTGATGTCATTCTTCTTGCTTACGAACTTGAAGCTGTTCTTGTAACTGCGGATGAAGGTATGAAAAAATGGGCTGATAAAATGGGCGTAGAAATATTAAACGCAAGTTATTTAAGAGACTGCTTGAAAAAACTAATCAAACCTGAGGGCTCCGGAGAGCCAGTTCCTTAAAGAATCCCCTGTTGAAGGGTATATTTTTTCAAATTCTAAAATCCAGTACTCTTTATCTTTAAAAAAACCTTTTACTACGATGTGTTCTTCATGTCTAGGAATATGCTTAAGATGATCGATGAAATGCTGAGCATTTTGAGGATTTCTGAATCGACAACGAAAGAGTCGGCTTGATTTGCCATTTTCTTTAAGGTAGTTTAAAACTTCTTTGATTGAAGATACGAAAGCCTTTCCTAATTTCTCCTCCCATCCGTTTTCTTCGATAATTCCCATATCGATCAAGAATAGAACATATCTTAAAATTCTATCGATAAAATAGTTAGGACTAATATCCATGATCTTGCGAGAAAAAACAGCAATATCGTTTAAATCGGAATTAGCTGTCACATATTTTGCACGACGTCCTGAAGGTTCTTCTTTGAATACCACTCCTTCTCTATATTCGTAATGGAGATTAAGGAGGATCTTTTTTATTTTCTCAAAATCTTCTTGCCGATTCTCAAATAGACCGAAGTTCTTGACTGAAGGAAGACCATAGCGATAAAGAAGCTCTTGTTTTTGTTGTTGAGGTAAAAACTCGAAGGTAGGCAGCTTAGCAATATCGAAAATAAAAAGTTTTATATCTTCGTCCACTAATGGAGATGGTCCTTCAATATAGGGGTTTTCTGGACCTGTGATTTCTCCACATAAAACAAGTGTGGGATAGTCATTGAAAATGTCTGCTGACATAAGATCCATGATTCTATCCGTACTAAATGGACAGATAAAACCACCCCGAGTAGCACATAATATCTTCCCTTGATAGTGGAAAATCCTAACGTTGTATCCGTCAACTTTTTCTTCCATCCAGAAAGAACAAGAAGCAAACTGTTTTTTAAGTCCAGACACAAGAGCGTTTATCCTCCCTATCTTAGGAAAGCCAGATACCGCTAAATCTTTAAGAAAAACCGTTCCTTCTGGCCATCCTCCATAAGCATGAGTCAACCTGAGATAAGTATGTTCCCAGAATTTTCCTAATACCCCTTTTTTTGAACGAAGAATTTCTTCGAAAAGCTCTTCATACATAAAAAATCATAAATATAGCTATTTGATTTTTAAAGATAGAGCAAAGCCAAGAAGCTAAGAAAATAGAAAACTTTAATTGCAAAATCAAATGAGCATGAAAAATTTTAAAAGATTAAAATTGCAAGATTTTTAAAAATAACTATATCGTTTTTTTGTTTTGTCCTCTACAAAAGATCAGAAAGTTTATCAAAAACCCATAAAGGTTTGTTCATTAAAGGAAACCTTAATATTTTAAGCAATTTGCCTTAAATAACTGTTATCGTATTGAAAAAATATGAAGATTGCAATTATTGGCTCGGGATATGTGGGATTAACTACTGGAGCATGTTTTGCTGATGTCGGACATGAAGTCATTTGTGTTGATAATGATGCAAAAAAGATAAAAATGCTCAGGGAAGGTCAAATTCCCATTTACGAACCAGGTCTTGAGGAAATAGTTAAAAAAAATTTAGCAAGGGGCTTTCTCCATTTTACAGAAAGTATTGCAGAAGGCGTAGAAAAAAGCCTTGTCATTTTTATCGCTGTACCCACTCCTCCCCTAGAAGATGGCAGTGTAGACATGACTTATATTGAGAGGGTAGCAAGGCAAATAGCGGCGGTATTAAAAGAATACAGAGTCATTGTGGATAAAAGTACTGTTCCGGTCAAAACTGGAGAAAAGGTATATCAAACCATTAAACGTTACAATAGTCACAATATTGATTTTGATGTGGTCAGTAATCCCGAATTTCTCAGAGAGGGGGTAGCTGTTCATGATTTGCTTCATCCAGATCGGGTAGTGATAGGCGCAACGAGCGACCGGGCGATTAATATAATGAAGGAGCTTTATTCTCCTTTTAAAGCACCGATCTTAATAACCGATCTTAATTCCGCTGAACTCATCAAACATGCTTCCAACAGCTTCTTAGCTTTAAAAATTTCTTACATTAATGCCTTGTCAAGAATATGTGAAGCGGCAGGGGCTAACGTTCAAATGGTAGCTGAAGGCATGGGGTTAGATCATAGAATTGGAAAACATTTTTTAAGAGCGGGCATCGGTTGGGGAGGATCATGTTTTCCCAAAGATGTTGCCGCTTTTATCAAGATCTCTCAGGAACTGGGCTACGATTTTAAACTGCTCAAAGAAGTTTCTCAAATCAATGTCGACCAAAAAGAACATTTCTTGCGAAAAATAAAAAACGTTTTGTGGGTATTAAAGGAAAAAAGAATAGGCCTTTTAGGTTTAGCTTTTAAAAATAACACCGATGACATTAGAAGTAGCGTAGCGATGGATCTTGCCACGGCTTTCTTAAAAGAAGGGGCAATAGTTCAGGCTTTTGATCCCAGGGCCATGGAAAAAGCAAAGGAAAAGCTCCCTTCAATCCATTATTGTTCATCGGCTCAAGAGGTAGCCAGGGATTCAGACTGTATAGTCATTGCTACCGAATGGGAAGAGTTTATAAATTTAGATTGGAAGTCGATGAAATCGGCAATGATTAGTCCCATCATTTTCGATGGGAGAAATCTCCTAGATAAGAAGAAGATGATTAATATGGGATTTCATTATATTGGAATTGGAAATTGAAAGCTCGATTATGAACTCTGTTCTTGTAGGTGCTCAATGGGGGGACGAAGGGAAAGGGAAAATTGTGGATTTTCTCACTCAAGACGTGGATGTCGTTGTGCGTTGTCAGGGAGGAGATAACGCAGGTCATACGGTTGAAGTTAACAATGAAAAGTTTGTTCTCCATCTCATTCCTTCGGGTATTTTATGGCCCGACAAGATCTGTTTGCTTGGAAGTGGAATGGTTATCGATCCTGTTTCATTGGTTGAAGAAATCAAGAATATAGAGAAGAAGGGAATAGAAATTCGCAACCGGCTTTTTATTTCTGAAACCGCACACATGGTTTTCCCCTACCATAGGATTATTGATGAGCTTCTTGAAAAAAAAAGAGGGAAAAGCCGCATTGGGACAACAAGAAAAGGAATAGGACCAGCTTACGCAGATAAAGTCAGTCGGACAGGGTTGCGTATTCTTGACCTACTCGACAGGAAATGCTTCTTAGAAAAGCTTCAAGGGCTAATCGAAGAAAAAAATCGTTATATTCAATATTTAGGTGGAGAACCTCTCTTTTGGAAAGAAATTGCCGAGGCTTATTTAAAGGCTGCCGAAGAGATTTCTTCGATGGTTGTCAATACTGCCGTTTGGCTTTATGAGGCTTTATCTTTAGGTAAAGATATTCTTTTTGAAAGTGCACAAGGCACTTTCCTCGATATTGATTTTGGAACTTATCCTTTTGTAACCTCCTCGAATACAACAGCAGGGGGAGCCATTACGGGAAGCGGACTGCCTCCACATAAAATCGACCGGGTCATTGGTTGCATGAAAGCTTATACAACACGGGTAGGGGAAGGTCCGTTTCCTGTAGAAAACAGTGAACTATCAGATATGCTTCATGCCTCTGGCCGGGAATTTGGATCAACGACAGGAAGGGCAAGAAGATGCGGTTGGTTCGATGGTGTTTTGGCCAGATATGCTTCTTTGATTAACGGGTTTAATGAGGTTGCTGTGACCAATCTGGATGGCCTTGACTCCGTAGCAAAGATTCCTGTTTGTGTATCCTATGAATTAAAAGGCAAAATCCTTAATTATCCGCCTAACTCAGTCCAACAGCTAGCAGAATGTACACCTATTTATGAAGAATTACCTGGGTGGTTAGAGCCTACGGGAGGGATTCGCTCTTTTAAAAAACTTCCTAAGGCGGCTCAAAATTACTTGAATAAATTAGGCATGCTTGCTAGAGCTCCAGTGCGGATCGTTTCTGTTGGAGCTTCTAGGGATCAGACTTTTTTTGTTGATTGATTTCCTAACAAAAT
The DNA window shown above is from Methylacidiphilum caldifontis and carries:
- a CDS encoding RNA ligase partner protein, with product MRKFVLDTSVFTNPDISQQFGDDDSTVLSGFLSLASQADAHFYMPLSAYKELKQIKGSVFFSADFESIVHIRSPRKFTLLIPGSVLYDFIDEIRKRIDHGLRIAEEHLKLAGPNGENPIPFDQLVNRLRNRYREALRQGILDSREDVDVILLAYELEAVLVTADEGMKKWADKMGVEILNASYLRDCLKKLIKPEGSGEPVP
- a CDS encoding adenylosuccinate synthase, producing the protein MNSVLVGAQWGDEGKGKIVDFLTQDVDVVVRCQGGDNAGHTVEVNNEKFVLHLIPSGILWPDKICLLGSGMVIDPVSLVEEIKNIEKKGIEIRNRLFISETAHMVFPYHRIIDELLEKKRGKSRIGTTRKGIGPAYADKVSRTGLRILDLLDRKCFLEKLQGLIEEKNRYIQYLGGEPLFWKEIAEAYLKAAEEISSMVVNTAVWLYEALSLGKDILFESAQGTFLDIDFGTYPFVTSSNTTAGGAITGSGLPPHKIDRVIGCMKAYTTRVGEGPFPVENSELSDMLHASGREFGSTTGRARRCGWFDGVLARYASLINGFNEVAVTNLDGLDSVAKIPVCVSYELKGKILNYPPNSVQQLAECTPIYEELPGWLEPTGGIRSFKKLPKAAQNYLNKLGMLARAPVRIVSVGASRDQTFFVD
- a CDS encoding UDP-glucose dehydrogenase family protein, yielding MKIAIIGSGYVGLTTGACFADVGHEVICVDNDAKKIKMLREGQIPIYEPGLEEIVKKNLARGFLHFTESIAEGVEKSLVIFIAVPTPPLEDGSVDMTYIERVARQIAAVLKEYRVIVDKSTVPVKTGEKVYQTIKRYNSHNIDFDVVSNPEFLREGVAVHDLLHPDRVVIGATSDRAINIMKELYSPFKAPILITDLNSAELIKHASNSFLALKISYINALSRICEAAGANVQMVAEGMGLDHRIGKHFLRAGIGWGGSCFPKDVAAFIKISQELGYDFKLLKEVSQINVDQKEHFLRKIKNVLWVLKEKRIGLLGLAFKNNTDDIRSSVAMDLATAFLKEGAIVQAFDPRAMEKAKEKLPSIHYCSSAQEVARDSDCIVIATEWEEFINLDWKSMKSAMISPIIFDGRNLLDKKKMINMGFHYIGIGN
- the nadA gene encoding quinolinate synthase NadA — translated: MGIDEKKERVLKLKKEKNALILAHNYQEAEIQDIADYVGDSLGLSFKAREATQERIVFCGVHFMAETAKILNPNRKVLLPDLEAGCSLSDSCSYEELLEYKRKNPDTFIVTYVNTSAAVKSLSDCICTSANALKIVQKVPLDRNILFVPDQNLGEWVQTKTGRQMDLWPGECYVHVEFTYQSLLELKNKFPDAPIVSHPECERAVRMFSDVVCSTEQMIGYCKDHPAQTFIIVTEAGMITRLKREIPNKEFIPATTARCACAQCKFMKKITLDKVIYSLESDQYEIEVPLEICKKAFIPIQQMLEWSV
- a CDS encoding RNA ligase — translated: MYEELFEEILRSKKGVLGKFWEHTYLRLTHAYGGWPEGTVFLKDLAVSGFPKIGRINALVSGLKKQFASCSFWMEEKVDGYNVRIFHYQGKILCATRGGFICPFSTDRIMDLMSADIFNDYPTLVLCGEITGPENPYIEGPSPLVDEDIKLFIFDIAKLPTFEFLPQQQKQELLYRYGLPSVKNFGLFENRQEDFEKIKKILLNLHYEYREGVVFKEEPSGRRAKYVTANSDLNDIAVFSRKIMDISPNYFIDRILRYVLFLIDMGIIEENGWEEKLGKAFVSSIKEVLNYLKENGKSSRLFRCRFRNPQNAQHFIDHLKHIPRHEEHIVVKGFFKDKEYWILEFEKIYPSTGDSLRNWLSGALRFD
- the lspA gene encoding signal peptidase II; its protein translation is MIVVGFLLLLDFITKSWISSLFGASYDKTIIPDFLDFVYVENTGIAFGLFAGNNRFWEIFTLLLILIGFFGFRKQIFKTFFNRIISAMIFAGALGNWLDRIIHGHVIDFIDIHFFKYHWPAFNLADCYLTIGFIGVFLHLIKVKQISHQKNI